A region of Dioscorea cayenensis subsp. rotundata cultivar TDr96_F1 chromosome 5, TDr96_F1_v2_PseudoChromosome.rev07_lg8_w22 25.fasta, whole genome shotgun sequence DNA encodes the following proteins:
- the LOC120261760 gene encoding uncharacterized protein LOC120261760, translated as MVPPRVRCSTTYTAMMKIIAIITTVGHQLSQSIAVTDPEEQRSNCKRGLDIDLNLRLGPWPDDEIGSVDGGGGGATGCSGIVDVSDAPAESSVMSSSEKKPPSVVGSISGEGLTADKSSQGECNPEGRTKMKKAEEVGREYSEITNIQAEEGGKRRRSEGYLDVLVEAVRQVSGFFSDEEEEEEEEEKEDETRAEEAAAAESRKKRGLDLEEECGPVVRSKRGRNQALPSRYRDSVLEPWGKLPTVTRCSKSGQTVMAH; from the exons ATGGTGCCGCCTCGTGTCCGCTGCTCCACTACCTACACGGCGATGATGAAGATCATCGCCATCATCACCACCGTCGGTCACCAGCTGTCTCAGTCGATAGCTGTCACGGATCCCGAGGAGCAGCGATCCAACTGCAAGAGAGGCCTCGACATCGATCTCAATCTCAGGCTGGGCCCTTGGCCGGACGACGAGATCGGATCTGTGGATGGGGGCGGAGGAGGTGCCACCGGTTGCAGCGGGATCGTGGACGTGTCCGATGCGCCGGCAGAGTCCAGCGTCATGTCGAGTTCTGAGAAGAAGCCTCCGTCAGTTGTGGGCTCTATCTCCGGCGAAGGTCTGACTGCGGATAAGAGTTCACAAGGGGAATGCAATCCGGAAGGcagaacaaagatgaagaaagcTGAAGAAGTTGGGAGGGAGTACTCGGAAATCACGAATATTCAGGCGGAGGAAGGAGGAAAGAGGAGGAGAAGTGAGGGGTATCTGGACGTGCTCGTGGAGGCAGTCAGGCAGGTATCCGGCTTTTTCAgtgacgaagaagaagaagaagaagaagaagagaaagaggacGAAACTCGGGCTGAGGAGGCGGCGGCGGCGGAGAGTAGGAAGAAGAGAGGCTTGGATTTGGAGGAGGAGTGTGGGCCAGTGGTGCGATCGAAACGAGGGAGGAACCAAGCGCTGCCGTCGAGGTACCGTGACTCTGTCCTTGAGCCGTGGGGGAAGTTACCCACCGTCACCCGCTGCTCAAAAAGCGGCCAGACGGTGATGGCG cattGA
- the LOC120262035 gene encoding putative phytosulfokines 6, translating to MMKKQPSVVRLLVLLIFLLALAIFLTNHNAEASRTPKGPVKDEVKIDDEFPSLLDHYLEITSGDVSDTMGTPDRCDDGDRDCMKRRMMSEAHLDYIYTQHQEP from the exons ATGATGAAGAAGCAGCCATCTGTGGTACGTCTTCTCGTCctcctcatcttcctcctcgCACTGGCCATCTTTCTTACCAACCACAATGCTGAGGCCTCTCGGACACCAAAAG GCCCAGTGAAAGACGAAGTGAAGATTGATGATGAATTTCCATCACTGCTGGATCATTATCTAGAAATTACAAGCGGGGATGTTTCAGAT ACGATGGGGACTCCAGACAGATGTGATGATGGTGACAGGGACTGCATGAAGAGAAGGATGATGTCTGAGGCTCATCTTGACTACATCTATACGCAGCACCAAGAGCCATGA
- the LOC120261371 gene encoding LOW QUALITY PROTEIN: arogenate dehydratase 1-like (The sequence of the model RefSeq protein was modified relative to this genomic sequence to represent the inferred CDS: deleted 3 bases in 3 codons), whose translation MDDRYLRLGGPLFPGALGVSRADWLSTCAILSSKAVASQQSDNADNSSGSADEATNHLTAINGHKTLDLVPIANLPKPLTITDLSPAPMHGNQLRVAYQGVPGAYSEAAAGKAYPNCEAIPCDQFEVAFQAVELWIADRAVLPVENSLGGSIHRNYDLLLRHRLHIVGEVQLPVHHCLLALPGVRKEYLTRVISHPQALAQCELTLTSLGLNVAREAFDDTAGAAEYVATNGLRDTAAIASARAAELYGMQILADGIQDDSGNVTRFVMLAREPIIPRTDRPFKTSIVFAHDREGTSVLFKVLSAFAFRNISLTKIESRPHRHRPIRLVDDANVGTAKHFEYMFYVDFEASMAEVRAQNALAEIQEYTSFLRVLGSYPMDMTPWMASSSSSSSSSSSSSSSST comes from the exons ATGGATGACAGATACCTGCGACtg GGCGGCCCGCTTTTCCCTGGCGCCCTCGGGGTCAGCCGCGCCGATTGGCTTAGCACCTGCGCAATCCTCTCCAGCAAGGCTGTCGCCTCTCAGCAATCAGACAACGCTGATAACTCTTCCGGATCTGCTGATGAGGCCACCAACCATCTCACCGCTATCAATGGCCACAAAACCCTCGATCTTGTCCCGATTGCCAACCTCCCGAAGCCGCTCACCATCACGGATCTTTCCCCAGCCCCGATGCACGGCAACCAGCTTCGCGTTGCCTACCAGGGAGTCCCCGGCGCGTACAGCGAGGCGGCTGCGGGGAAGGCATACCCTAACTGCGAGGCCATTCCTTGCGACCAATTCGAGGTCGCTTTCCAAGCCGTCGAGCTCTGGATCGCAGATCGGGCTGTGCTCCCCGTGGAGAATTCTCTGGGCGGGAGCATCCACCGCAATTACGACCTCCTCCTGCGCCACCGCCTTCACATCGTCGGCGAGGTTCAGCTGCCCGTCCACCACTGTCTTCTTGCCCTCCCCGGCGTTCGGAAGGAGTACCTAACCCGCGTCATCAGCCATCCTCAGGCCTTGGCTCAGTGCGAACTCACCCTCACCAGCCTCGGTCTCAACGTCGCCCGCGAG GCCTTCGATGACACAGCCGGCGCCGCTGAGTATGTGGCGACGAACGGGCTGCGGGATACGGCGGCAATCGCTTCGGCCCGTGCGGCGGAGCTGTATGGGATGCAGATC CTGGCGGACGGGATCCAGGATGACTCCGGGAACGTGACGCGGTTCGTGATGCTGGCTCGG GAGCCGATCATTCCGCGCACGGACCGACCGTTCAAGACGAGCATCGTATTTGCCCACGACCGTGAGGGCACCTCGGTACTGTTCAAGGTCCTCTCGGCGTTCGCCTTCAGGAACATAAGCCTGACAAAGATCGAGAGCAGGCCGCACCGGCACAGGCCCATCCGACTTGTGGACGATGCCAACGTGGGCACCGCCAAGCACTTTGAGTACATGTTCTATGTGGACTTCGAGGCGTCAATGGCGGAGGTCCGCGCACAGAACGCCCTGGCGGAGATACAGGAGTACACCTCCTTCCTCCGGGTTCTGGGAAGTTACCCCATGGATATGACCCCTTGGAtggcttcatcatcatcatcatcatcatcatcttcatcttcttcttcatcatcgacgtga
- the LOC120261374 gene encoding LOW QUALITY PROTEIN: protein TIC 100-like (The sequence of the model RefSeq protein was modified relative to this genomic sequence to represent the inferred CDS: deleted 1 base in 1 codon): protein MAADDANQPQPGEQQQPQQEEEEQQKGGEEENEDAEEDELPSSSSSSSSESESDSESSDEDGTAYYDDTDDEEKDDNNPESNIQRFTKVLDSSYMKKRLEQQERDYNYHEDLFDFPKDPEQWREEDLRELWADAPLGMTKPGWDPFWADEEDWEVVREEIKEGRDPPIAPFYLPYRKYYPAIPDNHHDISNPKSVIEELDRIEEFLRWVSYIFPDGSTYEGTIWDDLAHGKGVLVAEQGLVRLVPLFSLLPRFFAIPEAQPIPGSKLEAKMRAEGRIITRDFMSPGDRKWLEKDIEDTVRLVGHVTEIPYYESDEWIKQFGSKPEKGRYRYAGQWKHGRMHGCGVYEVNERIIYGRFYFGNHVQDSTGCDENVSALHAGIAEVAAAKARMFVNKPDGMIREERGPYGDPQHPYFYDEEDVWMAPGFINQFYEVPDYWKVYVQEVDQEREMWLNSFYKAPLRLPMPAELEYWWSRDDTPEFVLINKEPEPDPKDPSKLIYTEDPLILHTRTGRLINYVEDEEHGVRLFWQPRVEDGEDMDPEKIEFLPLGFDEFYGRATPGTEKEVKPSGVIAAIDNAFKPLLNRIQKWIEENKKTSEANLKLYEKELEFIDAELDLEEAMEDMEIILKEKQKEEEKRAAVENDTDEMPASTGQDEARPDDGEDGDDDEDDEGAPTSFGTVGEGADDDILDGSEEKKSGRSPFSSLSMSLASWSLASMVPYKIQESFLSWKNGRQHPSAEFPPKMDCRRFTEYQQGLDSVAFHTRF, encoded by the exons ATGGCGGCCGACGACGCCAACCAGCCTCAGCCAGGGGAACAACAGCAACCACAGCAGGAAGAAGAGGAACAACAAAAgggtggagaagaagagaatgagGATGCTGAGGAGGATGAGCTTCCGTcgtcatcatcctcttcatcgTCGGAATCGGAGTCAGACTCCGAGTCCTCCGATGAGGATGGCACCGCTTACTACGATGACACCGACGATGAGGAGAAGGACGACAACAACCCGGAGTCGAATATCCAGCGTTTCACCAAGGTCCTCGACAGCTCGTACATGAAGAAGCGGCTGGAGCAGCAGGAGCGCGACTACAACTACCACGAGGACCTCTTTGACTTCCCAAAGGACCCTGAGCAGTGGCGCGAGGAGGACCTCAGAGAACTCTGGGCAGATGCCCCTCTCGGCATGACAAAGCCCGGCTGGGACCCCTTCTGGGCTGACGAG GAGGACTGGGAGGTCGTCAGGGAGGAGATCAAGGAAGGGCGTGATCCTCCCATCGCTCCATTCTATCTTCCCTACCGCAAGTACTACCCGGCCATCCCCGACAATCACCACGACATCTCCAACCCCAAGTCGGTCATCGAAGAGCTTGATCGCATCGAGGAGTTTCTCCGGTGGGTCAGCTACATTTTCCCCGATGGCAGCAC GTATGAAGGAACTATCTGGGATGATTTGGCTCATGGAAAAGGTGTTCTTGTTGCTGAACAGGGACTTGTCAGGTTAGTTCCTCTCTTTTCCTTGTTGCCCCGCTTTT TTGCCATTCCTGAAGCACAGCCTATACCAGGTTCAAA GCTGGAAGCTAAGATGCGAGCTGAAGGAAGGATAATAACTAGGGATTTCATGAGCCCTGGAGATAGGAAATGGCTGGAGAAGGACATTGAGGACACAGTACGCCTAGTTGGTCATGTTACAGAAATACCTTATTATGAAAGCGATGAATGGATCAAGCAGTTTGGAAGTAAACC GGAAAAAGGTCGATATAGATATGCTGGACAGTGGAAGCATGGGCGAATGCATGGTTGTGGTGTATATGAAGTCAATGAGcgtattatatat GGAAGATTCTACTTCGGGAACCATGTGCAAGATTCCACCGGCTGTGATGAAAATGTGTCAGCG CTGCATGCAGGAATTGCTGAAGTAGCAGCTGCAAAGGCACGGATGTTCGTTAACAAACCTGATGGAA TGATAAGGGAGGAGCGAGGTCCATATGGAGACCCGCAACATCCTTACTTTTATGACGAAGAGGATGTGTGGATGGCTCCTGGATTTATTAACCAATTTTATGAG GTTCCTGATTACTGGAAAGTTTATGTGCAAGAGGTTGATCAAGAAAGAGAGATGTGGTTGAACTCTTTCTATAAAGCACCACTTCGGCTGCCTATGCCTGCAGAGCTTGAGTATTGGTGGTCCAGAG ATGATACACCTGAATTTGTGCTCATCAACAAGGAGCCTGAGCCTGACCCAAAGGATCCTTCAAAACTCATATACACTGAGGACCCTCTCATTCTTCATACTCGCACTGGGCGTCTGATAAATTATGTTGAGGATGAAGAGCATGGGGTGCGTTTGTTCTGGCAACCCCGTGTAGAAGATGGGGAGGATATGGATCCTGAAAAGATAGAATTTTTGCCTCTTGGCTTTGATGAGTTTTATGGGCGAGCCACACCAGGTACGGAGAAGGAAGTCAAACCATCAGGCGTTATAGCTGCTATTGACAATGCATTTAAGCCACTGCTCAATAGAATTCAGAAGTGGATTGAGGAGAACAAGAAAACTAGTGAGGCGAATCTAAAACTTTATGAGAAAGAACTTGAATTCATTGATGCTGAGTTGGACCTGGAGGAGGCAATGGAAGATATGGAAATCATTCTCAAAGAAAAgcagaaggaagaagaaaagcgAGCAGCAGTGGAGAATGATACTGATGAAATGCCTGCTTCAACTGGCCAGGATGAAGCCCGACCAGATGACGGGGAggatggagatgatgatgaagatgatgaaggtgCACCAACGAGTTTTGGCACAGTTGGCGAAGGAGCTGATGACGACATTTTGGATGgctctgaagaaaaaaaatcaggaagGTCTCCATTTTCTTCTTTGTCCATGTCATTGGCTTCTTGGAGCCTGGCATCAATG GTACCTTACAAGATACAAGAGTCATTTCTTTCATGGAAGAATGGAAGACAACACCCAAGTGCTGAGTTCCCTCCCAAAATGGACTGCAGAAGATTCACAGAATATCAGCAGGGGCTGGATTCTGTGGCCTTCCACACTCGTTTTTAA
- the LOC120260667 gene encoding uncharacterized protein At4g22758-like has product MSPSPQSKEDRTARGSQWGHDEIKQQPPAQRSASFHGRTSGASPKPRLSRRPKTQPDLFSGARTTTKLSEDGGPRNPNYSNRGSWGQRVPAKVLLNVTCQGSMATLLVMSSTEWTVADLVAHVLHLYVKEARRPPLSTTDPSAFGLHYSQFSLDCLNPNEKLIELGSRHFFLCPKPAAPRSPSTITGTSASTSSSCSNESQATPKIGVPWLKFIESFF; this is encoded by the exons ATGTCTCCTTCGCCGCAATCTAAAGAAGATAGAACGGCCAGAGGCTCACAGTGGGGGCATGATGAGATAAAGCAGCAACCACCAGCACAAAGATCAGCTTCATTCCATGGAAGAACTTCGGGTGCCTCACCAAAACCACGTCTATCCCGGAGGCCAAAGACCCAGCCTGACCTTTTCTCTGGAGCTAGGACTACGACAAAGCTGAGCGAAGATGGCGGCCCAAGAAACCCAAATTACAGTAACCGCGGTAGTTGGGGACAGAGGGTGCCGGCGAAGGTGCTGTTAAACGTAACGTGTCAGGGGAGCATGGCAACATTGCTGGTTATGTCATCCACAGAGTGGACTGTGGCTGATCTAGTGGCTCACGTGCTGCATCTCTATGTCAAAGAAGCGAGGCGCCCGCCGCTGTCCACCACTGACCCCTCTGCTTTCGGTCTCCATTATTCCCAGTTCAGCCTTGACT GTCTAAATCCGAACGAGAAGCTTATCGAGTTGGGATCCAGGCATTTCTTTCTCTGCCCGAAGCCTGCCGCTCCCAGATCTCCTTCAACGATCACCGGCACCTCTGCCTCCACCTCCTCCTCGTGCTCGAACGAAAGTCAGGCGACGCCCAAAATTGGCGTCCCATGGCTCAAGTTCATTGAATCCTTCTtctga
- the LOC120260760 gene encoding splicing factor U2af small subunit B-like yields the protein MAEHLASIFGTKKDRVNCLFYCKIGACRHRDRCSRLHTRPSISPTLFLTNMYQRPDMITPGFDAEGRPIDPRKIQEHFENSYEDLFKELSKYGEIESLNVSDNLADHMVSNVYVQFREEEHAANALRNLQGRYYAGRPIIVDFSPVTDFREAICRQYEENSCSRGGYCNFMHLKMISSALRRHLFRRYRRRRSWSHSPYRHGSHEDRPHSGRDYGSHSADRNRYHAEQVRRHRSRSPGHRRHSSRSPGRRTNRSPVREGSAERRAKIAQWNREREQLGNGIKDNAWDNNNGISGYSPDGRNVS from the exons ATGGCCGAGCACCTGGCATCCATCTTTGGCACGAAAAAGGATAGGGTGAACTGCCTTTTCTACTGTAAGATCGGTGCTTGCCGCCACAGAGATCGCTGCTCTCGATTGCACACCCGCCCCAGCATCAGCCCCACTCTCTTTCTCACCAACATGTATCAGCGTCCTGACATGATCACTCCAGGTTTCGATGCCGAGGGCCGCCCAATCGATCCAAGGAAAATCCAGGAGCACTTCGAG AATTCCTATGAAGATCTATTCAAAGAGCTGAGCAAATATGGTGAGATTGAGAGCCTGAATGTCTCTGACAATCTTGCTGACCATATG GTTAGTAATGTATACGTTCAGTTCAGAGAGGAGGAGCATGCTGCCAATGCCCTTCGGAACCTGCAAGGAAGATATTATGCAG GACGCCCTATTATTGTTGATTTCTCCCCGGTCACTGATTTTCGTGAGGCTATTTGTCGACAATATGAAGAGAACAGCTGCAGTCGTGGTGGTTATTGCAACTTCATGCATTTAAAAATGATAAGCAG TGCTTTAAGAAGGCACCTGTTCCGGAGGTATAGGAGAAGACGTAGCTGGAGCCATAGCCCCTATAGGCATGGTAGTCATGAAGACCGCCCTCATAGTGGTCGTGACTATGGGAGCCATTCTGCTGATAGGAATAGATATCATGCGGAACAAGTTAGAAGGCATAGAAGCCGAAGCCCAGGTCACAGACGACATTCTAGTAGAAGCCCGGGAAGAAGGACGAACAGGAGCCCTGTGAGGGAAGGCAGTGCTGAGAGGAGAGCCAAAATTGCTCAGTGGAACAGGGAGAGGGAACAGCTGGGCAATGGTATCAAGGATAATGCTTGGGATAACAACAATGGCATCAGTGGTTATTCTCCGGATGGTAGGAATGTATCATGA